The following proteins are encoded in a genomic region of Tenebrio molitor chromosome 7, icTenMoli1.1, whole genome shotgun sequence:
- the LOC138134590 gene encoding uncharacterized protein, translated as MAQKLLRIEQFTTAELGEFLKKNGCSEFEETIINQEVSGKMFLDLNELQILKWKLALSEKRKLMNFLKELKENPQKFIVQTESVIKDNVGLNRRQSISRQFKEKLELVIGPKPPDQKIGKKPAVLPKPKEENAEKTSSPSDYLQMDGNNVQKSEAEAHYDHDGYLLPVKKEVVEENDYEPSPSDEIVRNFMSTTSSKNMTPFHLRKPLPLPRESTDERGYISGPSNRTIDSAQPPQLISLSSLTQKAPKTNTPSPTTPKSSPKVVVQDDSDSSDSEPTYQPVDYGDDIVPKIASNENLNTETPNTNCEGSTFSKIRNFINKSTKFKTINSEQKNTESTGPQERRRSHEEAVTKTLDTSTPHSQTLGKEFFPTRRPLPPLPHQHKNLNTLQMTSSVPDNLAKNYNTRTVAQASKIPNNKGKSISESNLVSRENEVAQIYGNVDDDQTTEFKYPGSYELHLPKLKSAKQALPLPPHTLPEIPLDLNADWKTRSDDNDFINLNNNYFFRSTDRKGARLLLFDLEDGAFLFRKSNRFFLTLSLKHNNMFFNLGIEKTDNQTIRLYTEGENTSPEFSSLTDFVSHFTTELLSFQHRDRVIEVYLKPILPPNRF; from the exons ATGGCTCAGAAACTCCTTAGAATAGAGCAGTTTACTACCGCTGAGTTgggagaatttttaaaaaaa AATGGGTGCAGCGAATTCGAAGAAACCATAATTAATCAGGAAGTTTCTGGCAAAATGTTTTTG GATCTGAATGAActacaaatattaaaatggaaACTGGCTTTAAGcgagaaaagaaaattaatgaattttttgaaagaattaaaagaaaatccaCAAAAATTCATCGTACAAACAGAGAGTGTGATCAAAGATAATGTCGGTTTAAACAGAAGACAAAGTATTTCTCGTCAGTTTAAAGAAAAACTGGAATTGGTAATTGGACCAAAGCCACCTGACCAGAAGATTGGTAAAAAACCAGCTGTTCTGCCCAAACCTAAAGAAGAAAATGCAGAGAAAACGTCATCACCAAGTGATTATCTTCAGATGGACGGCAACAACGTCCAGAAATCTGAAGCTGAAGCTCATTACGATCATGACGGTTATTTGCTTCCAGTTAAGAAAGAGGTAGTAGAGGAAAATGATTATGAGCCGTCACCTTCAGATGAAATTGTAAGGAATTTTATGTCCACCACAAGCAGTAAAAATATGACACCCTTTCACCTAAGAAAACCGTTACCCCTACCGAGAGAGAGTACGGATGAAAGGGGTTACATCTCTGGACCTAGTAATCGCACAATAGATAGCGCTCAGCCACCGCAATTAATTTCACTCTCTTCGTTGACACAAAAGGCGCCAAAAACGAACACACCCAGTCCCACAACTCCAAAATCTTCACCGAAAGTGGTTGTTCAAGATGATAGTGATTCGAGTGACAGTGAACCGACATACCAACCTGTAGACTACGGAGACGATATCGTTCCCAAAATTGCATCGAATGAAAACTTAAATACTGAAACACCGAATACAAACTGTGAGGGCAGTACTTTTTCTAAAATTCGGaactttattaataaaagtacaaaatttaaaacgatTAATTCAGAGCAAAAAAACACAGAGTCGACCGGTCCACAAGAGAGACGACGCAGTCACGAAGAAGCTGTTACAAAAACATTAGACACTTCGACTCCTCATAGTCAAACGCTTGGAAAAGAATTCTTTCCGACGCGTAGACCTTTGCCCCCTTTACCAcatcaacacaaaaatttgaacaCATTGCAAATGACATCTTCTGTACCTGACAATCTTGCGAAGAATTACAACACGCGTACTGTGGCTCAGGCTAGCAAAATTCCAAACAACAAAGGCAAATCAATATCAGAAAGTAATTTAG TTAGTAGAGAAAATGAAGTCGCTCAAATTTACGGTAATGTTGATGATGATCAAACTACAGAATTCAAATATCCTGGAAGTTACGAACTCCACcttccaaaattaaaatctgCCAAACAAGCATTACCGTTACCGCCACATACTTTGCCTGAAATCCCGTTGGACTTGAATGCAGATTGGAAAACTAGAAGCGATGACAACGACTTTA TTAAtctaaataacaattatttcttCCGATCTACCGACCGCAAGGGCGCTCGACTTCTTCTTTTCGATCTCGAAGATGGGGCATTCCTATTTCGGAAGAGCAATCGCTTCTTTTTAACGTTGTCGTTAAAACATAATAACATGTTTTTCAATCTTGGCATCGAGAAAACGGACAATCAAACAATTCGACTGTACACCGAAGGTGAAAACACGTCACCGGAATTTTCGAGTCTAACAGATTTCGTGTCACATTTTACTACAGAATTATTATCTTTTCAACATAGGGATAGAGTGATTGAAGTATATTTgaaacccattttaccaccAAACCGATTTTGA
- the LOC138134591 gene encoding U11/U12 small nuclear ribonucleoprotein 48 kDa protein-like has translation MDFNIEIRKKQLDNLDQLISSSRDRIKSVLNYLGWTSENVEKGETLVQCPFNPNHRICPKTWNDHIEKCLIKMEGYTLKSQFLSESLDNPAQSIYIDRNKKIEIITKELTERGSLRLAWNGVDPDPRTSDRLISTFSPDERLIFYNHCVENTIGPPVPPEFTTIHNKKQNEEKPLTYEEILAQERDAKRRRAKYKSVHINRKNHTEVMREVINGQMEEYKEWLLAKDQSKHVEEPNSNNGFHEEKKDDHERPHSSISRTSNHSSSSRSTSKRYERHRDRRDSSKDRHYKSKSYDKKYKNDDRHRKMSPRRNSDEDVKHKNNSIEKRHSSRERDRRHSSSRDRRSGRGHDNVRKH, from the exons ATGGATTTTAATATTGAAATACGTAAGAAACAACTTGATAATTTAGATCAACTTATATCTTCGTCAAGAGACAGAATTAAATCGGTGCTCAACTACCTAGGATGGACAAgtgaaaatgttgaaaag GGCGAGACATTAGTGCAATGTCCTTTCAATCCAAATCATAGGATTTGCCCAAAAACGTGGAATGATCATATTGAAAAATGTCTCATAAAGATGGAAGGATATACCTTAAAAAGTCAATTTTTATCAGAGTCTCTTGATAATCCTGCTCAGTCAATCTACATAG ATCGTAataagaaaattgaaattataaCCAAAGAATTGACAGAAAGGGGCAGTTTGCGATTAG CCTGGAATGGAGTAGATCCTGATCCACGAACGTCAGATAGATTGATATCCACATTTTCTCCTGATGAAAGGTTGATTTTTTACAATCATTGTGTTGAAAACACAATTGGTCCCCCAGTTCCTCCAGAATTTACAAC aatacataataaaaaacaaaatgaagagAAACCTCTCACTTATGAAGAAATTCTGGCACAAGAACGCGACGCTAAAAGAAGAAGGGCTAAATACAAGTCTGTGCATATCAATCGCAAGAACCACACAGAAGTTATGAGAGAAGTAATAAATGGACAAATGGAGGAGTATAAGGAGTGGTTGTTGGCCAAAGATCAAAGTAAACATGTTGAAGAGCCTAACAGCAATAATGGATTTCATGAAGAGAAGAAAGATGATCATGAACGCCCTCATTCGTCAATAAGTAGGACTAGTAATCATTCAAGTAGTTCAAGAAGCACTAGCAAAAGATACGAACGCCACAGGGACAGGCGTGACTCAAGTAAGGATCGTCACTACAAATCAAAAAGTTACgataagaaatataaaaatgacgATAGACATCGTAAAATGTCTCCGCGTAGAAATTCAGACGAAGATGTTAAACATAAGAACAATTCGATCGAAAAAAGACATTCTTCGAGAGAAAGAGATAGAAGACACTCCTCGTCGAGAGACAGGAGGTCTGGGCGTGGCCATGATAACGTAAGAAAACATTAG